One window of the Rosa rugosa chromosome 3, drRosRugo1.1, whole genome shotgun sequence genome contains the following:
- the LOC133737143 gene encoding uncharacterized protein LOC133737143 has translation MTSFSAALEFLEAVPVKSVHLNGSTSTSQSDVSTVWSPPTDPFFKVNIDASWDGSSNFGGIAAVVRDHLGSLVDGFAGVIHALSPLAAELMAICEGLILIPKLPPGPITLASDSLSLIKAFNSGVPPQDWTVSNLFFKARYLSLNRQISWLWTSRKANRAADHVAALAFRGLCPPSWVAHPPSSLVSILLYDGLPCPH, from the coding sequence ATGACCTCTTTCTCTGCTGCTCTGGAATTCTTAGAAGCGGTTCCGGTTAAGTCAGTTCACCTTAATGGTAGCACCTCTACTTCTCAGTCCGATGTGTCTACTGTCTGGTCTCCTCCGACTGACCCCTTCTTCAAAGTTAATATTGATGCTTCCTGGGATGGTTCCTCAAATTTCGGGGGAATAGCGGCTGTTGTCCGTGATCATTTGGGTTCTCTTGTTGATGGTTTTGCTGGGGTAATTCATGCTCTTTCCCCGCTTGCAGCAGAACTGATGGCTATTTGTGAGGGCCTGATTCTCATCCCTAAGCTTCCTCCGGGGCCTATAACTCTGGCTTCTGACTCCCTCTCCCTTATCAAAGCCTTCAATTCAGGTGTTCCTCCTCAAGATTGGACCGTTTCAAACTTGTTCTTTAAAGCCCGGTATCTCTCTTTAAACCGGCAAATCAGTTGGCTTTGGACCAGCAGGAAAGCAAATAGAGCTGCTGACCATGTTGCGGCTCTGGCTTTCAGAGGATTATGTCCTCCTTCATGGGTTGCTCATCCTCCTTCTTCTCTTGTTAGCATTCTCCTGTATGATGGGCTTCCTTGTCCTCATTAG
- the LOC133737142 gene encoding uncharacterized protein LOC133737142: MDKSSVYFSPNTPLPIVQLISNVLQMTVVDDPSRYLGLPTIWGRSKRKALAFVKDAVKKKVDGWKQSTLSQTGKETLIKAVASAIPAYTMSCFKFLVSTCNEINSMLSDFWWGNSTSTGIHWKSWEYLGLSKNDGGLGFRNLQNFNDALLAKQAKRGSSPSWLWSSLLVGRSLIQNGAMWNVGNGRLVNLWSDCWIPVLPPSPLNLDKGRLNTPVSSLINWSCNCWDLSSIDADLSPLQSSKIRAIPLLADHFQDKLI, translated from the exons ATGGATAAATCATCAGTATATTTCAGTCCTAATACTCCGCTGCCTATTGTCCAATTAATAAGCAATGTCTTGCAGATGACAGTGGTTGATGACCCTAGTAGATATCTCGGATTACCAACAATTTGGGGGAGGTCGAAAAGAAAAGCTCTTGCCTTTGTTAAAGATGcagtgaagaagaaggttgatGGCTGGAAGCAATCTACTTTGAGTCAAACCGGAAAAGAAACTTTAATTAAAGCGGTAGCAAGTGCAATTCCAGCCTATACTATGTCCTGTTTCAAGTTCCTCGTTTCTACTTGCAATGAGATTAATTCCATGTTAAGTGACTTTTGGTGGGGAAATTCTACATCTACAGGCATTCATTGGAAGTCTTGGGAATATTTGGGTCTTTCTAAAAATGATGGAGGGCTTGGTTTCCGTAATTTGCAGAATTTTAATGATGCCCTCCTAGCAAAGCAA GCAAAAAGAGGTTCTTCCCCTTCTTGGTTGTGGTCTAGTCTGTTAGTTGGTCGTTCGCTTATCCAGAATGGTGCTATGTGGAATGTTGGTAATGGCCGCTTGGTGAATTTATGGTCTGATTGCTGGATTCCAGTGCTGCCCCCCTCTCCTCTCAATCTAGATAAAGGCAGGCTTAACACTCCGGTGTCCTCTTTAATCAATTGGAGTTGCAATTGCTGGGACTTAAGCTCTATTGATGCAGATCTGTCTCCTCTTCAAAGTAGCAAAATCAGAGCAATTCCTCTACTGGCTGATCATTTTCAAGACAAGCTAATCTAG